Genomic segment of uncultured Tolumonas sp.:
CGATCGGGTCTATACCTTTTCGCACTCATTTGCCATTGTCACCGCATTGGCACCTGAAAAATTGGTAGGGTTACCCCACCCGTTTAAATTAAAACCAGAATATATGGCTTATTTACCAACGCCAGTTCGAAAATTGCCGCAAATGTCGGTTGGGCAAGATATGAATCTGGAACAGGTCAAAGCCGCAAAAATTGATTTAGCCGTGGGGTGGAATACCCCGGCTTTTCAACGGGAACAATTAAAACAACTGAGTCGAGTGAATGTTCCTGCTGTCTTAGTGGGCGTTGATAAACTCAGCGACTACCCCGCCACCTTCCGTTTTCTGGGTAAAGTCTTAGGCAAAGCAGAACGCGGGGAAAAACTTGCTGAATATATTGAAACCACCAGTGCCAAACTGGCAAAAACCGTTTCAATGATTCCAGCCAAAGACAAAACCCGCGTCTATTACGCAGAATCGATGGATGGTCTGACATCACAGTGTGGCGAAGCTGATCGGGCGGAAGTCATTCGGCTGGCCGGAGCCGTAAACGCGCTGGCTTGTAGTGACTTACCTCCGGCAACGGCTGTACCGGCAGACATTGAATCCAGCAATGTCACTGCGGGCATGGAAACCCTGCTGAAAATTGATCCGGATGTCATTGTTACCCGTTTCCCGGCAACCACCGATCTGATCAATAACGATCCGCGGTGGGCCAAACTGAAAGCGGTCAAGGCACACAAAGTTTACTCCATCCCTTCCCTGCCGTTTAACTGGTTTGATCGCCCACCATCATTTATGCGTGTAATGGGGGGGCAATGGTTAGCCAACAAACTCTACCCAACTGTTTACCCCATCAATTTAGAAAAAGAGACACATGATTTTTACCAACTCTTTTTTCAAGTGGAGCTGGATAAAACGGCTATCAACAAACTGCTGAATAAAACCAGCTAACGGAGTCTGTTATGGATGCATCTGCCAGCTCTTGTATTGATTTACCTATCACTGGAACCCGGCGCTGGTTTCAGTGGTTAACCTGGTACAGTCTGCTTTTATGCGGGCTGCTTACGGCCATATTACTGGCATTTTCTATCGGCAAATATCCGACCAGCCCACAGGAAATCATTCGCTTCTTCCTGCATTGGATGGGCTTCAATGTCATGGATAACGAGCAATTCGACACCTTACATAATGTATTAATCGATATTCGTTTACCTCGTATTCTGGTTGCGATGTTGGTTGGATCAACGCTTTCAGTTTCCGGTGCGGCATTTCAGGCTGTGTTCCGTAACCCATTAGTTTCACCGGGGCTGTTAGGTGTGCAAAGTGGTGCCGCGTTTGGTGCCGCACTCGGTATTCTGTTTGGTTGCAGTTGGGCTGTTATTCAGGGGCTGGCTTTCTCTATGGGGCTTGTCGCGGTGTTTGCCAGTGTGTTGATTGCTAATGTGTTCGGCCAATCGTCGATGGTGATGTTGGTGCTAGGCGGCATGATCGGCAGTGCACTGTTTTCATCATTATTGTCGGTGATTAAATACGTAGCCGACCCGCTGAATGTATTGCCATCCATTGTTTATTGGCTGATGGGTAATCTGGCGCTGGCCGATTTACCGCAAGTACTGACGTTTGGTGGACCATTGATCGCAGGAATTCTGCTGATTGCCTGTTGTGGCCGAATGCTTGATGCCCTCTCCATGGGTGACGATGAAGCGCGATCATTAGGTATTCCGGTAACCTGGGTGCGTTACAGCATCATTGCAGTAACAACCATGATTTCTGCTTTAACCGTCTCTATCGCCGGCACCATTGGCTGGGTCGGTTTATTGATTCCGCATATTGTCAGAATGATGCTTGGCCCAGCGAATAGCCGGGTATTACCTGCCAGCATCATTCTCGGCGCTACTTTTTTGATCCTCGCAGACTGTGTTTCCCGCTGTATTGCCGACAGTGAAATCCCGATTGGTATCGTCACCGAGATTTTAGGCATACCTGCTTTCCTGATGGTATTAAAACGCTCACGCAGAGGGTGGAATTGATATGGATGATCTCACTGAACTGAACGCAGACAATGTGTCTTATGCCTATAAAGGCCACTCGGTATTACGCGGTGTTTCATTATCGGTAAAACAAGGTGAACTGGTTTCACTGCTGGGGAAAAACGGGGCGGGTAAAACGACGCTGCTAAAATTGATGCAGGGTTTTCTTAAGCCGTCAAATGGTCAGGTTCTGCTGAATGAGGCACCGTTAGCTAATTTCTCACGCCGTGAATTGGCGCAGCACATTGCTTATGTACCGCAGTCGCATATTCCCCCTTTTCCCTATCTGGTGGAAGAAGTGGTCACCTTAGGCCGCATCCCCCATTCCGGAATTTTTCGCTCACCGACACAAGAAGACAGAGATGCCGCGCACGCAGCGATAACACAATTGCGAATCAACCATTTGAGTCGACGGGCTTATACCGAGTTATCCCGGCGGAGAACGCCAATTAGTGCTGATTGCCCGCGCTTTAGCACAAGGCGCTCGCATCTTTATCATGGATGAACCCATTACCGGGTTGGATTATGGCAATCAGTTTCGGCTGTTAGACACATTACAGAAACTCGTAGCTGCTGGTTTCGGTATTCTGATGACCACACATCACCCCGAACATGCACTTCGTGCATCTACCAAAGTCGCTTTACTCATTAACGGAATAATTGAACAAGCAGGCGTTCCTAGATCAGTTATTACGCCAGCCACCCATTCAACATTTGTATGATGTGAACGTGAAGGCAATAAACGCGGTAGGTCATACTGTTTTTGTGCCCGCCTAAATCACTACCACTAAAGAAAAAGCACTGAATATGTCAGTGCTTTTTCTTATTTCTTACATTATTTCATTTATTCTCAGGCTGAGTGACGAAAGCAATTTTATGTAATCCTTGCTCTGATAATAAACTTAATAATTCAGCAACATATGAATATGAGGTTGATTGATCAGCATACAGCTGAATTTCTGGTAGTTCGGTCTGTTTGCTAAAACCACCCAGCGTGGTCGATAACGTGTTTTTATCCATCAACTTATTATCAACATAATACTTTCCCGCTTCATCAATTGAAATGAACACTTTTTTAATTTGTTCATTATTTAATTGACTGCTTGCTTGCGGTAATTGCAACTTAACTGAATGTGTCATTAATGGTGCAGTGATCATAAATACAATTAATAAAACCAACATAATATCGATCATCGGCACCATGTTGATCTCTGCCATTGGCGAGTCATTATTATGATTCCGAGTGCCAAAACTCATAATAATTCCCCTTGTTTATCAGAATGATCGATATTTGGTAACGAAAATGACTCACCTTGTTGGGAAGAGCTGTTTTTTAGCGAAATGTCATGCACAATCAACAATATTAATTCATGCGCAAAACTGTCTAACTGCGCGAACTCACAACGGTTTAATCGAATAAACGCGTTATAAGCAAAAACAGCGGGTAACGCGACCAGCAACCCAATACCTGTCATTACGAGCGCTTCTCCCACTGGGCCAGCGACCTGCTCCAGGCTCGATGATCCTTGGCTGCCAATGGCTTGTAATGCATGGTATATCCCCCATACCGTTCCAAATAAACCGACAAAAGGCGCACATGCACCAATACACGCGAGTAAGGTTAAACCTGATTCAAGCTGCAGACGCTCTTTATCCAATTGATTTTGTATTAAACTCACCATTATGGAATTACGATCTTCGGGTTTGGTCATATTTTGAAGTGAGACTTTTTGCCAACTGCTCCAAGTAAACAGACTGAGCCGTTTTAATGTTCCTTCTGTTAAACTCTCTGAAAATGAAGGGAAATATTGTCTTTTTTCTAAAGAGCTGAATTTCTTTATCGCATTGCGGTAATGAATGTAGCGGAATAGTCGACACGCAATTCGATGAATAATTTCATACCAACAAAATTAATGACATAACGATAAGAATAAGGAGTGCACCAAACCCTGCACCAGTGGGTACAATATGAATCTGGTCCAATCTATCAATGAGTAATTGAGTTAATAAATCCATTTATTCATCCTCTAATTTGAAGCTGACAGGAACAACAACCCACGAAGAGATATTCTCTTCTCCTTGTTTTGCTGCAATAAATCGCCATTTTTTTACAACCAGCAGTGCGGAATTATCCAGACGCTCAAAACCACTACTTTTTTCTATAAGAACGCGCCCGGCAAACCCAGATGAAGAAACAAACACCTTAAGCATCACAATGCCCTCTTCATGTAGCCGGATAGATAAGTCGGGGTATTCAGGTTTAGGGTTATGCAAATAGTTCGCATCAAGTTTAGGTTTTGTTATGTATGACATGTTGCTCTTTTTGTTATTAGTGCTTGCAATTTTAATGTCTTGATGTTCAACAGGGTTAACTATTTTTTTTTTGCTCTGAGTATTTTTTTTTGGAGAACGGGTTTCTTAGAGATAACTACAGGTTTTGGTAATTTATTATTTACTTTCTTTAACTTATTGTTCTTTGTTTTATTGGTAGTAATAGGGGCAATTTCTGACTTAACTGGATTAATTTGTTGAGCTCGTGTCTCTTCGCTTTTCTCTATAACCTCACCACTTAATTGATTCAAATTGATGACGCTCATTTCTAACGCGACCTCCTTATCCAGATCAATATGAGAAGTGTCAGAGTTAAACAACGAGACTGCATATATGTGGATAAGCAACACTGCTATTATAGATAAAAAAACAAAGAAATGCTCTTTTAAGAAAAACCCACAAGGCTAAGGATTCTGAATTGATAGGTAATGAATAAAGGATATCCTCCAGATAGAACGAAATAGGATAGTCCGTCTCTCTTATAATGTTTTTATGATAATTCATTAGATTCTCCTATCAGATACTCACTTTATATCTCTTACAAAATAAATGCCACACATTTACAAGTAGAACAAATAGATTTTGAATGACAAACAACTCTAAAAAATAAGGTGTTTTATCATTATTTATCATTACTTAACTATTAATGCTGCATAATGCCGCAATTGAAGGTTACATAAATGAACAGTTAAATTAAGAAATGTTCATTTATGTATCATCGGGTTCTATCGATGCGATGATTAACCCAGAGCTTAGTTTTTCTTCCGTCCAGTCAAAGCCTAATGCAGGCAATTCTTTTGTAAACCATTTCGGAATATGATTACATACCACACTTAACTTTAAGAATTGATTATTTTTAATAAATGGTATGAGTAAAGAACGTGATGTCAGCGCTTTGTTATTGGTCAATAATTTATTCATATCGACTGTAAATATACCTTTTTTTTCTTCAGTAAAAAGCTCATAACACTCTTTGCCCGATGCTTCTTTTTTGAAGTGGTAATCTTCAATAAAATCAAAATGCGTATCCGGTGCTCCTGTCATTTTCCATAATTTAAAACCACACCCCTCAAAAAAAGCCTGTAACACACCGGGTATTGATTTCAATACCAGCACTCTGCAGTCAGCTAGTTTTTTCGGATAAATTAAAAGCACTGCTCCTTATTTCATCCAGATTCATCTCTTCATTCACATCAAATTCCTGCTGTTGAAATTTATGCCAGCACCCTGCATGTTTTTCAAACACCTCGATGTGACCTTTTCCGAAAATATCTGCGGAATTTCCAAAAGAGTCAACATAGACTGCAATCTTCATAGTAATAGCCTCTACACTAAGAATTAGTATTTCTTAATTTAAGATTTAAAAACCATGTTTTTTCCCCTTTACTGATTCAATGGCTATTTTTACAACCAATGTTGATTTTAAATTTGCATCAGGGTAATCAAATTTTTTGGTTGTAAATAATCCGACGATTTTATCGAGAACAGCTATTTTCTCTTCTTTGCTCTCAGTAAAGCTCGCTAATCCAGTACCAATAACCGTTTTATGTTTTGCTTCAAAGTTACAGGCCAGATCACTTTCTATCACATCTTGTTGTGTGGAAATGACAAAGCAGACCTGATTGTTTTTATTTAAAATATCAATTTTAGACCCTGCCTTTGCAGAGTGAAAATAGAGATACTGACCATCATAGGCGTAGAACACTGGCACACAGAATGGTGTGTTGTTATCAGCCAGAGATAAATACATTACTTTCGATGAATTAATGATATCGTCGATTTCATTACGATCAGTAATTTCTCTGTCATCTCGTCGCATCATTCCATGTGGATGACCACCCATGCTATTACTTCCATGAAGATTATTCATATTATTCCTTAACAGTTACGCTGTAGATATCGTTAATATTGAGTTGTTTTTTCAAGAAGATATTATAAATCTTTTCACACACATCCAAACTATTCAGCATGTCATCGGCTGTAGGGTCGCCATGAAAATAGTTATCCAGCGAGCAAATGCCGAATATCTTATCCAGATCGGTGATCTGTTTTTCTAACTCTGCTGAAATTGTCTCTATTTTTTTGACATCAAACATCAGACAGCGATAGCTGTGATTAAATGGCATGACATTATGAAAAGCACACAATGCAATCAGGTATGATTCTATGGCCATAGCAGCGACATTAAATATCAGGCTGACTCTTTGTTTTTCATCATGAAATTTATTTGCACGCCAATGATAGCCCCTCGCCTCTAAATAACAACGCTGGAACCGCTCTTCATTTGTTTCAAATACAGTGCTTATCATGTCAGCCATATATTATTCCTGAGAAAAATGGATCCTGAATATTCAGGATCCGAGGTGAATATCACCAAACGTTGAGAATCCACTCTTTATTTTTCTTATGTTCCATGTCGGTAAATATGGTATTCGCCATTTGCTCTGCCAGGCCAAATAGCCCCTTCATAACCCACAACCGGATGACGATACATGCCAGCACGGTCATAGGTTGGGAAACCAACCCGGAACATAGGAATGTCATTATCAATTGCAACAAAACGGCCCTTTGAATGACCCAGGATCAGATCAAGCTCAAGGCCTTTATTTTTGATGCGATCTTCCAGTTCCCAGAAATCGGCATTGGTGATCACTTCCATGTCCCAGTCGACATTCTCTTTCAGAGCCAGTAAACGAGAGTCTTCTTTGTAGTACACATTATCGTCACCGAGCAGCAGCAGAACCGGCTTCATCTCCAGATCAATACAGAACTCGGCAAGCCCGATCACCAGATCAGGGTTGCCATAAATGGCGACCTTTTTTCCAGCCAGGAACATGTGTGTAATATCGGTTAACGCATCAATCGCAACACCTCGCTGCTCAACCAGTGATGGCGGAATGGGTTTGCCCGTCATCTTTTTCAGGTTTTGCAGGAAAGTGTCGGTATTGCGGATGCCAATCGGTGTTGGCCCGATGATCGCCGGAATGTCAAATTCACTCTGCAGCCACTCTGCCGCTTTAGCGCCTTCATAACGATTCAGCGCAATGGTGCCAACCGCGTTGGCCGTGCTGCGCAAATCATCAATGGTGGTATTGCCATGGGAAATGGCACTGCCATCGGGCATCAGCGGTGAATCGAAGCTTTCGATTTCGAACAGTACGGTGGCATCAATATCCATTTCACCTAACAGGTGCTTGAGGGCTTTGACGTCGCCAGGGTTCACCCAGCCGGTGATCAGATTGATCTTGCCATTAGGTTCGGTTTTGGTCGCAAAATGACGAACAAAATCGCGAACAGCGACGTCATAACCACTAATCATACTGCCGACAAAGCTCGGTGTATGAATCGCAATCAGGTGTACTTCCCGATCGGGATATTTTTCTTTGAGCAAGCCGTCATTCAGTTTTCGGATGACACCATCAACATCATCACCGATAACCTCGGTGGAACAGGTGGTAATGATCGGGATCACTTTGATGTGCGGATAACGGGCAAGCAGCACATCAACGCCCTCTTCTACGCGATTAAGCGCACCGAATACTGCGCCATCTTCATGCAGCGATGACGATGCCAGTTCGAAACTTTCCTTAAAGTGCTGAGAAAAGATCAGTCGAACGAACATTACGCAACCCTGACCACCATGTACCAGACCGATACAATCTTTGACACCGATACTGACAAACTGAGCGCCAGCTGGTTGGCAGGTGAAAATCGGGTTAATAGTACCCGCGCGGTCTTTTTCCTTGATATCACAAGTCATGGCAGTATCCTTAATAGTTGACGACGGTCAGTTCGACGTTGAGAGAGCCGTCGATAGTCAGCCAGTCTATGCGTGCATGCAGAAGCTTCATCAGGGCTTTAATGTCGTCCTTACTCATGGCCTTGATCCAAGAGAAATTCTCTTTGAAGGATCGATCCAGACACACTGCATCGACCCAGTAGCATTTCTCTTGTGGCGTCGTAATTTCGACCGCTTCATCGCACAGCAATTGCGTAGTGAAGCCGAGAATTCCGGCGTTCTGTTTACGACGATCCCACCCGCGAGAGTTGAACTGCCAGAGACAGTTTTTCATGATGTAGTTTTCCAGTGGCGCAATCTTCTCTTTCGATTCTGGGTCTGCATCGTTCAATGGGTTACTGGTGTAAATTTTTTGGTACTTTCGTTCAGCCATATTTTTCGGTGTATAAGCCATGACGACCTCCTTTATTCAGCGATGGCTTCAGCCGGAACAGCGCCAGTCCGCGTAAACGCTGGATAGGTCTTTTCATGCAATTCAGCAATCGGGTCATATTTACCGGTATATTCCCGAAGCTCTGTTGATGACCGGATTGCTTCAGGCAGATTCTTATCCGACAGCATGCGACGTGTGATAAAACCTTTATCTGTCGGGATCTCATCTTTACTGATATCAACCATGGCCAGTTGGTGGATCGGCGAATAAATCGCGTTATAAATGTCACGCGCGAAACGCACCCAACCCTCGAAACCTTTGTAAGGCCCATTGTGATAAGCATGAGCATTCAGGTATGGAACATTCACCTTCTTCGCCATTTCGCCAGGACGTTTACCGGTAAAAATCACGTCGGGTTTCAGTCCGTCGAGTGCTTCCAGAGCTTCCAGTTCGTTAGGGTCGTCAATGGCCAGTGCCCCCTCGCCACAACGGGAGATACCTTTTTCCATATCGCCCTGATGGCCGAACTTGGTGTAAACTGACACCACTTTCACACCCATCTCTTCCTGAATGGCATTCGCCCAGTGCCACAATTTCGAACCGCCTGGCCACAAGCACACTTTTTTGCCGCGCAGACGTTCTTTATACCAGTCAAGCTCAGGCTGCCAGCGGGCAGTCTCTTCGGCGATGATCTGCTCGGCACGATCTTCAATACCAAAGAACAGGCCAATTTTACGCAGTGAGTCAGCCAGCGCCTTGAAACCGAAACCATCGATATCCAGACGAGGAATGCCATAGCGTTCACGTAATTCATCGCAGATGTATTCAGCAGATCGTGCGCATTCGAGCACATTCAGGTGAGCCCGGTGCATACCGCGCAAGTCGTCATAAGAGCCATTACCGGTAAAGGTCGACAATACTTGTATGCCCATGCGTTTGAAGAAGTCTTGCATAACCTCTTGATCACCCTGGATGTTATATTCGCCAACATAATTGATGACGTAATCACTGGTGATTTCTGGCTCTAAGGTGCCGACTTTTTGGTTGATCCATGCAATGTTGATTTTGTGGTGACCGCCTGACTGGCTCGGGCCAGCAAAACCCGGAGAGTTACAGACGAAAATATCGGTGCCAGGCAACTCATCCATTACATCCTGAACCACTGCGTCGATGTCATCACCAATCAACGCGGTTGCACAGGTCTGATAGATCGTCATCCGTTTGGTATCAGGAAACGCAGCAAACGCTTCCATGATGTTTTGTTTTAAAACTTTCTCAGCGCCAAAAACAATGTGCTTTTCTTTCACGTCCGTGGCGAAAGTATATTTCAGCTGAAAGTTATCATTGTCGCTGATATAACGTTTAGTTTGCCAGGTATCATAAGTACAACCTACCGGTCCGTGGCTGATGTGAATAACATCTTTCATTGGGGTTCCGATAACGTGTTTAGCACCACAATAAGCGCAACCACGTTCAGAAATAGAACCAGGAATCGTATTTAAATAACCCAATGGCAAAGCAGATGTGATATCTTCTCCCGGGCCTTTTACCACAGCATGCTGTTTTCGTTCCGGAATACTTTTACTACAATCAAATTCATGATACGGCATATATATATCCTCGCAGCATAGTCAGTTAATTAAACTGACTATTACATTCAGACGAATTAATCCATCAGGCCATATTTAACAACCATGGATTCCAACTGATCCATCGTCATCGGGCTTGGAATAACAAAATCTTTATTTTCCAGAATTTTACGACCTAATTCGCTGTATTCTTTTGCCTGATTACAGTTAGGGTCAAATTCCGTCACAGTTTGTTTATTGAATTCCGCTTTCTGAACGATATTATCGCGAGGTACGAAGTGGATCATTTTAGTTCCGATTGCTGCGGTAAATTCTTCCAGGAACTCTTTTTCGCCATCCACTTTACGGCTGTTACAAATAATGCCGCCCAAGCGAACACCACTTTGTTTGGCATATTTTACTAAGCCTTTGCAGATATTATTGGCGGCATAAATTGCCATCATTTCACCGGATGCAACGATATAAACTTCCTGCGCTTTACCGTCACGAATTGGCATCGCAAAACCACCACAAACTACGTCGCCTAATACGTCAAAGAAAATAAAATCGAGATCTTCTTTATACGCACCATTGGCTTCCATCAGGTCGATGGCAGTAATAACACCACGACCGGCACAACCTACGCCTGGTTCCGGGCCACCTGATTCAACACATTCAATATCCAGGAATCCGGTTTTAATGACCATGTCATTGGTAATCTTTTCAGCGCCTTTATCACGTAGTACATCCATCAGTGTTTCTTGTGGTTTACCATTGAGAATCAAACGAGTTGAATCTGCTTTCGGGTCACAACCATGAATAAACACTTTCTGACCATGAAAATGAGCTAATGCGGCAGCAGTATTCTGAGTTGTGGTAGACTTACCGATTCCACCCTTCCCATAAATTGCTAATTTACGAGTTGCCATAATTTTGTACTCCTCTGTAATAAATTGCTTATTAGTGAGCTAAAACCATTCAGATATGAGGAATCAAATGTGATTGCGCTCACAGAACATAAACGCAATACGTATGCCAACTGCACATTTGTGTACTTTGATAAAATGGAGGAAATACTGATAATTCATTGAATTTTAAATGAATAATTTCGCGTATAATTATTCATTCTTTTGATTTAATTTAAATATGTACAACTATGTAAGAAATAACAGCTTAAATATCCACGTTTAAAGCCAGGAAACTACAATTAGGAACTTTTAAAATCAATTAGTTCACAAATGAACTATTCAGCATCAAAAAACAGCATTCCACATTAAAAACACTTACTAACGAACAATATGTTCATAAATGTAATGTGTTTTACTGCTACACCGTTCATTTCTGTAACTGTTGTGTTTTTTCGGTTATTTACCACATTGCACAATATTTAGCATTTTTGTTCTTAGGTGAACAAATTAAGTTAAAACAACGCTTTGTTTTTTGACATTCTGGAACTAAAAATTAATTAATTACAAATAAACTAATTAAAAATCAATTATTTATAATCAGATGTTTCATGTGCATTATTTGACTGGCATATAAGTTGAGATGTCATAAACAGTTTTTTAATGTTCC
This window contains:
- a CDS encoding ABC transporter substrate-binding protein; protein product: DRVYTFSHSFAIVTALAPEKLVGLPHPFKLKPEYMAYLPTPVRKLPQMSVGQDMNLEQVKAAKIDLAVGWNTPAFQREQLKQLSRVNVPAVLVGVDKLSDYPATFRFLGKVLGKAERGEKLAEYIETTSAKLAKTVSMIPAKDKTRVYYAESMDGLTSQCGEADRAEVIRLAGAVNALACSDLPPATAVPADIESSNVTAGMETLLKIDPDVIVTRFPATTDLINNDPRWAKLKAVKAHKVYSIPSLPFNWFDRPPSFMRVMGGQWLANKLYPTVYPINLEKETHDFYQLFFQVELDKTAINKLLNKTS
- a CDS encoding iron ABC transporter permease, with protein sequence MDASASSCIDLPITGTRRWFQWLTWYSLLLCGLLTAILLAFSIGKYPTSPQEIIRFFLHWMGFNVMDNEQFDTLHNVLIDIRLPRILVAMLVGSTLSVSGAAFQAVFRNPLVSPGLLGVQSGAAFGAALGILFGCSWAVIQGLAFSMGLVAVFASVLIANVFGQSSMVMLVLGGMIGSALFSSLLSVIKYVADPLNVLPSIVYWLMGNLALADLPQVLTFGGPLIAGILLIACCGRMLDALSMGDDEARSLGIPVTWVRYSIIAVTTMISALTVSIAGTIGWVGLLIPHIVRMMLGPANSRVLPASIILGATFLILADCVSRCIADSEIPIGIVTEILGIPAFLMVLKRSRRGWN
- a CDS encoding ABC transporter ATP-binding protein, which encodes MDDLTELNADNVSYAYKGHSVLRGVSLSVKQGELVSLLGKNGAGKTTLLKLMQGFLKPSNGQVLLNEAPLANFSRRELAQHIAYVPQSHIPPFPYLVEEVVTLGRIPHSGIFRSPTQEDRDAAHAAITQLRINHLSRRAYTELSRRRTPISADCPRFSTRRSHLYHG
- a CDS encoding ABC transporter ATP-binding protein — translated: MDEPITGLDYGNQFRLLDTLQKLVAAGFGILMTTHHPEHALRASTKVALLINGIIEQAGVPRSVITPATHSTFV
- a CDS encoding biopolymer transporter ExbD; protein product: MSFGTRNHNNDSPMAEINMVPMIDIMLVLLIVFMITAPLMTHSVKLQLPQASSQLNNEQIKKVFISIDEAGKYYVDNKLMDKNTLSTTLGGFSKQTELPEIQLYADQSTSYSYVAELLSLLSEQGLHKIAFVTQPENK
- a CDS encoding MotA/TolQ/ExbB proton channel family protein, with protein sequence MTKPEDRNSIMVSLIQNQLDKERLQLESGLTLLACIGACAPFVGLFGTVWGIYHALQAIGSQGSSSLEQVAGPVGEALVMTGIGLLVALPAVFAYNAFIRLNRCEFAQLDSFAHELILLIVHDISLKNSSSQQGESFSLPNIDHSDKQGELL
- a CDS encoding energy transducer TonB is translated as MSYITKPKLDANYLHNPKPEYPDLSIRLHEEGIVMLKVFVSSSGFAGRVLIEKSSGFERLDNSALLVVKKWRFIAAKQGEENISSWVVVPVSFKLEDE
- a CDS encoding Fe-only nitrogenase accessory AnfO family protein, whose amino-acid sequence is MLLIYPKKLADCRVLVLKSIPGVLQAFFEGCGFKLWKMTGAPDTHFDFIEDYHFKKEASGKECYELFTEEKKGIFTVDMNKLLTNNKALTSRSLLIPFIKNNQFLKLSVVCNHIPKWFTKELPALGFDWTEEKLSSGLIIASIEPDDT
- a CDS encoding Fe-only nitrogenase accessory AnfO family protein, which gives rise to MKIAVYVDSFGNSADIFGKGHIEVFEKHAGCWHKFQQQEFDVNEEMNLDEIRSSAFNLSEKTS
- a CDS encoding pyridoxamine 5'-phosphate oxidase family protein, which codes for MNNLHGSNSMGGHPHGMMRRDDREITDRNEIDDIINSSKVMYLSLADNNTPFCVPVFYAYDGQYLYFHSAKAGSKIDILNKNNQVCFVISTQQDVIESDLACNFEAKHKTVIGTGLASFTESKEEKIAVLDKIVGLFTTKKFDYPDANLKSTLVVKIAIESVKGKKHGF
- the anfK gene encoding Fe-only nitrogenase subunit beta, coding for MTCDIKEKDRAGTINPIFTCQPAGAQFVSIGVKDCIGLVHGGQGCVMFVRLIFSQHFKESFELASSSLHEDGAVFGALNRVEEGVDVLLARYPHIKVIPIITTCSTEVIGDDVDGVIRKLNDGLLKEKYPDREVHLIAIHTPSFVGSMISGYDVAVRDFVRHFATKTEPNGKINLITGWVNPGDVKALKHLLGEMDIDATVLFEIESFDSPLMPDGSAISHGNTTIDDLRSTANAVGTIALNRYEGAKAAEWLQSEFDIPAIIGPTPIGIRNTDTFLQNLKKMTGKPIPPSLVEQRGVAIDALTDITHMFLAGKKVAIYGNPDLVIGLAEFCIDLEMKPVLLLLGDDNVYYKEDSRLLALKENVDWDMEVITNADFWELEDRIKNKGLELDLILGHSKGRFVAIDNDIPMFRVGFPTYDRAGMYRHPVVGYEGAIWPGRANGEYHIYRHGT
- the anfG gene encoding Fe-only nitrogenase subunit delta translates to MAYTPKNMAERKYQKIYTSNPLNDADPESKEKIAPLENYIMKNCLWQFNSRGWDRRKQNAGILGFTTQLLCDEAVEITTPQEKCYWVDAVCLDRSFKENFSWIKAMSKDDIKALMKLLHARIDWLTIDGSLNVELTVVNY
- the anfD gene encoding nitrogenase iron-iron protein, alpha chain, with amino-acid sequence MPYHEFDCSKSIPERKQHAVVKGPGEDITSALPLGYLNTIPGSISERGCAYCGAKHVIGTPMKDVIHISHGPVGCTYDTWQTKRYISDNDNFQLKYTFATDVKEKHIVFGAEKVLKQNIMEAFAAFPDTKRMTIYQTCATALIGDDIDAVVQDVMDELPGTDIFVCNSPGFAGPSQSGGHHKINIAWINQKVGTLEPEITSDYVINYVGEYNIQGDQEVMQDFFKRMGIQVLSTFTGNGSYDDLRGMHRAHLNVLECARSAEYICDELRERYGIPRLDIDGFGFKALADSLRKIGLFFGIEDRAEQIIAEETARWQPELDWYKERLRGKKVCLWPGGSKLWHWANAIQEEMGVKVVSVYTKFGHQGDMEKGISRCGEGALAIDDPNELEALEALDGLKPDVIFTGKRPGEMAKKVNVPYLNAHAYHNGPYKGFEGWVRFARDIYNAIYSPIHQLAMVDISKDEIPTDKGFITRRMLSDKNLPEAIRSSTELREYTGKYDPIAELHEKTYPAFTRTGAVPAEAIAE
- the nifH gene encoding nitrogenase iron protein; protein product: MATRKLAIYGKGGIGKSTTTQNTAAALAHFHGQKVFIHGCDPKADSTRLILNGKPQETLMDVLRDKGAEKITNDMVIKTGFLDIECVESGGPEPGVGCAGRGVITAIDLMEANGAYKEDLDFIFFDVLGDVVCGGFAMPIRDGKAQEVYIVASGEMMAIYAANNICKGLVKYAKQSGVRLGGIICNSRKVDGEKEFLEEFTAAIGTKMIHFVPRDNIVQKAEFNKQTVTEFDPNCNQAKEYSELGRKILENKDFVIPSPMTMDQLESMVVKYGLMD